A window of the Streptomyces griseochromogenes genome harbors these coding sequences:
- a CDS encoding ABC transporter ATP-binding protein: protein MTTTTTATPATDDDDRIPRPQESLAGGDTGDPVDQDVLPTPPGATGALLRSLLAPMRARAAFTTLLLLLQQAAVQTGPLLVAYAIDNAVPALRDHRHGPLIAVAIGYLLCALVSGGLQFAFIEASARVSQDVLLDLRGRIFRHAQALSLDFHERYTSGRLISRSTTDVESLRELLDEGLQELVGVVLSFVYISAMLLWLDLGLGAVAVASFVPLYLLVRLYQRRAGRVYRVRSTAIASVIVKFVETMNGIRPVRAFRRESANDAEFAVLNRRHERTNGDAMLEMARYVVGSRLVANTAVAAIVLWGAYRVASGSLELGVLAAAVLYLRRLYDPIDRLGIFLNSYQSAAASLEKIAGLLAQTPSVPEPSVPRELPPPKGRLPGREVVFDGVRFAYRTGGEVLPRFDLTLPAGQTVAVVGSTGAGKSTLAKLLARFYDPSGGRVLLDGVDLRELAVPELRRGVVMVTQEAFLFSGTVADNIAIGRPDATREEIERAAKAIGAHEFIGALPDGYDTDVRKRGGRISAGQRQLVAFARALLADPAVLILDEATSSLDIPGERAVQRAMSTVLRGRTAVVIAHRLSTVEIADRVLVMEHGRIVEDGRPDELIAGTGRFADLHRAWRESLA from the coding sequence ATGACCACCACCACGACCGCCACCCCCGCCACGGACGACGACGACCGAATACCCCGCCCCCAGGAATCCCTCGCCGGCGGCGATACCGGCGACCCCGTCGACCAGGACGTCCTGCCCACCCCGCCCGGTGCCACGGGTGCCCTGCTGCGCTCGCTGCTCGCCCCCATGAGGGCCCGGGCCGCCTTCACCACCCTCCTCCTGCTGCTCCAGCAGGCGGCCGTGCAGACGGGCCCGCTGCTGGTGGCGTACGCCATCGACAACGCCGTACCGGCGCTCCGGGACCATCGCCACGGCCCGCTGATCGCGGTGGCCATCGGCTATCTGCTGTGCGCGCTGGTCTCCGGCGGGCTGCAGTTCGCGTTCATCGAGGCCTCCGCCCGGGTCAGCCAGGACGTGCTGCTGGACCTCAGGGGCCGCATCTTCCGGCACGCGCAGGCCCTGAGCCTCGACTTCCACGAGCGGTACACCTCGGGCCGGCTGATCTCCCGCTCCACGACCGACGTCGAGTCCCTGCGCGAACTCCTCGACGAGGGGCTGCAGGAGCTGGTGGGCGTCGTGCTGTCCTTCGTCTACATCTCGGCGATGCTGCTGTGGCTGGATCTCGGTCTCGGCGCGGTGGCGGTGGCCTCCTTCGTGCCGCTGTATCTGCTCGTGCGGCTCTACCAGCGGCGCGCGGGGCGGGTGTACCGCGTGCGGTCCACGGCGATCGCGTCGGTGATCGTGAAGTTCGTGGAGACGATGAACGGCATCCGGCCGGTGCGCGCCTTCCGCCGGGAGTCCGCGAACGACGCTGAGTTCGCCGTACTGAACCGGCGGCACGAGCGGACGAACGGCGACGCGATGCTGGAGATGGCCAGGTACGTCGTCGGCTCCCGGCTGGTGGCCAACACGGCGGTCGCGGCGATCGTGCTGTGGGGGGCCTACCGGGTGGCGTCCGGCTCGCTGGAGCTGGGTGTGCTGGCGGCGGCGGTGCTGTATCTGCGACGGCTGTACGACCCGATCGACCGGCTCGGCATCTTCCTGAACTCCTACCAGTCGGCGGCCGCCTCCCTGGAGAAGATCGCCGGTCTGCTGGCGCAGACGCCCTCCGTGCCCGAGCCGTCGGTGCCCCGCGAACTGCCGCCCCCGAAGGGCCGGTTGCCGGGGCGCGAGGTCGTCTTCGACGGGGTCCGCTTCGCCTACCGCACCGGCGGCGAGGTGCTGCCCCGCTTCGACCTGACCCTCCCGGCCGGGCAGACCGTCGCCGTCGTCGGCTCCACCGGCGCGGGCAAGTCGACCCTGGCCAAGCTGCTCGCCCGCTTCTACGACCCCTCCGGCGGCCGGGTGCTGCTGGACGGCGTCGACCTGCGTGAGCTGGCCGTGCCCGAGCTGCGGCGCGGGGTGGTCATGGTGACGCAGGAGGCGTTCCTGTTCTCCGGAACGGTCGCGGACAACATCGCGATCGGCCGGCCCGACGCCACCCGTGAGGAGATCGAGCGGGCCGCGAAGGCGATCGGCGCGCACGAGTTCATCGGTGCGCTGCCCGACGGATATGACACGGACGTACGCAAGCGAGGGGGGCGTATTTCAGCCGGCCAGCGCCAACTGGTGGCCTTCGCCCGCGCGTTGCTCGCCGACCCGGCGGTGCTGATCCTGGACGAGGCGACCAGTTCCCTGGACATACCGGGCGAACGGGCCGTGCAGCGGGCGATGTCGACCGTGCTGCGCGGCCGCACCGCCGTCGTGATCGCGCACCGGCTGTCCACCGTGGAGATCGCGGACCGGGTCCTCGTCATGGAGCACGGCCGGATCGTCGAGGACGGCCGCCCGGACGAGCTCATCGCGGGCACGGGCCGGTTCGCGGACCTGCACCGGGCCTGGCGGGAGAGTCTGGCGTAG
- a CDS encoding MFS transporter, translating into MRAGQRTADRRLGRDFHAVQAAAFLNGVGTRCGQLAVAWWSLGETGSPAVFSGFVALGTAAEIGTRGLLGRLGDTYRPDRLIALCYLLSSATVAVLAALYAGGLYHPLVLALGLALLGLSNGVREPLQTTVVRALVPVRQVEQAMRRRGSVTSITSLLGPIVASVLLGLWGTGPTLAVNAAAVACGLVLMRTVRTTTPARRGPGSGERSRLRTWYRGTREGFGALYRIKSEFHLALLALVVNLGLYPVFAVLLPSLTRREFPHATWLVGIVEGAFGAGLLLGSLGAVARLTRPFGRFTVVIGGFGLTGGAILCSGIAGRAVTRDPALLAAVLVPCFLVGGIGLIMITVTTSTVRVLATPEGMRNRITSSAAFLSGLAVPLGNVLGGVLAQGVGEAMALTVFGALIIAATVTGSRSSGLRRVLTLPDDALPDAYPRLYPRAFRATPDSPARPGAGPRTGPCPR; encoded by the coding sequence ATGCGCGCAGGACAACGTACTGCCGACCGCCGGCTGGGCCGGGATTTCCATGCCGTGCAGGCCGCGGCCTTCCTGAACGGCGTGGGCACCCGCTGCGGGCAACTCGCCGTGGCCTGGTGGTCCCTGGGGGAAACCGGAAGCCCCGCCGTCTTCTCGGGGTTCGTCGCCCTCGGCACCGCGGCCGAGATCGGCACACGCGGTCTGCTGGGCCGGCTCGGCGACACCTACCGGCCCGACCGTCTCATCGCCCTGTGCTACCTGTTGAGCTCGGCCACCGTCGCCGTACTGGCGGCTCTGTATGCCGGGGGGCTGTATCACCCCCTTGTCCTGGCCCTCGGTCTGGCGCTCCTCGGCTTGAGCAACGGCGTGCGGGAACCGCTGCAGACGACGGTGGTGCGCGCTCTCGTGCCGGTGCGGCAGGTGGAACAGGCCATGCGCCGCCGTGGCAGTGTCACCTCGATCACGTCCCTCCTCGGCCCGATCGTCGCGAGCGTCCTGCTGGGCCTGTGGGGAACCGGCCCCACACTCGCCGTCAACGCGGCCGCGGTCGCCTGCGGTCTCGTCCTGATGCGGACGGTGCGCACCACGACTCCCGCGCGCCGCGGTCCCGGATCCGGTGAGCGGTCACGCCTTCGCACCTGGTACCGCGGCACCCGGGAAGGGTTCGGTGCGCTGTACCGGATCAAGTCCGAATTCCATCTGGCGCTCCTGGCCCTGGTGGTCAATCTCGGCCTGTACCCGGTGTTCGCGGTCCTGTTGCCGTCCCTCACCCGAAGGGAGTTCCCCCATGCCACCTGGCTGGTCGGCATCGTGGAAGGCGCCTTCGGCGCCGGACTTCTCCTCGGGAGCCTCGGCGCGGTCGCCAGGCTGACACGGCCGTTCGGCCGGTTCACCGTCGTCATCGGCGGGTTCGGCCTCACCGGCGGTGCGATCCTGTGCAGCGGGATCGCCGGCCGCGCCGTGACCCGTGACCCGGCACTGCTGGCGGCCGTCCTCGTTCCCTGCTTTCTCGTCGGCGGTATCGGATTGATCATGATCACGGTCACGACGTCCACCGTGCGCGTGCTCGCCACGCCAGAGGGCATGCGCAACAGGATCACGTCCTCGGCGGCCTTCCTTTCCGGTCTGGCCGTCCCCCTGGGCAACGTCCTCGGAGGCGTCCTCGCGCAGGGGGTGGGTGAGGCGATGGCGCTCACCGTCTTCGGAGCGCTCATCATCGCGGCCACGGTGACCGGCTCTCGCAGTTCCGGCCTGCGCCGGGTCCTGACCCTGCCGGACGATGCCCTGCCCGACGCGTACCCGCGTCTGTACCCCCGCGCCTTTCGGGCTACGCCAGACTCTCCCGCCAGGCCCGGTGCAGGTCCGCGAACCGGCCCGTGCCCGCGATGA
- a CDS encoding glycosyltransferase family 39 protein yields the protein MTTTLPRIPAPAPACPPGTRQRLSAAARRHGPVLAFYGALKLIGFCSFMYLLDSAGDFRTKHPRFGGGAHAWDVLATWDGWWYQQIALHGYDPKLVHVPGATGLITLEGNSAAFFPLYPALMRLTSAVTGLGSYGAGILVSVLASFAAALGIYAVTERLGGRRAGLAAAGLWAVWPGSGVEWAVYSDSLYVALAAWTCHAVMTRRWLTAGVLTFAAGLNRPTAAALIAALGVAALYALRDRRDGVLRPLLALALAPLGLLGYLGWVGHRMGDYGGYFKLQSGAWAHSFDYGKQTFDVLTSVPVGHFTYLSPWPFADVIGVGVVLLAFALLPLLLRLRPPAVLVVHTVLTLVLVLGSQQIFANVSRYLLPCFPLFVPLAMAMRRLSLRVQCTVLGIAALASGSYAGYALFELGVP from the coding sequence ATGACCACGACCCTGCCCCGCATACCCGCACCGGCCCCCGCCTGCCCGCCCGGCACCCGGCAGCGCCTGAGCGCCGCCGCCCGCCGCCACGGCCCGGTCCTCGCCTTCTACGGGGCCCTGAAGCTCATCGGCTTCTGCTCCTTCATGTACCTGCTGGACTCGGCCGGTGACTTCCGCACCAAGCACCCCCGCTTCGGCGGCGGAGCGCACGCCTGGGACGTGCTCGCCACCTGGGACGGCTGGTGGTACCAGCAGATCGCGCTGCACGGCTACGACCCGAAGCTGGTCCATGTCCCCGGCGCCACCGGCCTGATCACGCTGGAGGGCAACTCGGCGGCGTTCTTCCCGCTCTACCCGGCGCTGATGCGGCTGACGTCCGCGGTCACGGGCCTGGGCTCCTACGGCGCGGGCATCCTGGTCTCCGTCCTCGCCTCGTTCGCGGCCGCCCTCGGGATCTACGCCGTCACCGAGCGGCTGGGCGGCCGGCGGGCCGGTCTCGCCGCGGCCGGGCTGTGGGCGGTCTGGCCCGGCTCCGGCGTGGAGTGGGCGGTCTACTCCGACTCCCTCTACGTCGCCCTGGCCGCCTGGACCTGCCACGCCGTCATGACCCGCCGCTGGCTCACCGCCGGGGTCCTCACCTTCGCGGCCGGGCTCAACCGCCCCACCGCCGCCGCGCTGATCGCCGCGCTCGGCGTCGCCGCGCTGTACGCGCTGCGCGACCGCCGCGACGGCGTGCTGCGCCCGCTCCTCGCCCTGGCCCTGGCCCCGCTCGGGCTGCTCGGCTACCTCGGCTGGGTGGGGCACCGCATGGGCGACTACGGCGGCTATTTCAAGCTCCAGTCGGGCGCCTGGGCGCACAGCTTCGACTACGGCAAGCAGACCTTCGACGTGCTGACGTCCGTACCGGTGGGCCACTTCACCTATCTGTCCCCCTGGCCCTTCGCGGACGTGATCGGCGTCGGAGTCGTCCTTCTGGCCTTCGCCCTCCTGCCCCTGCTGCTGCGCCTGCGGCCTCCGGCGGTGCTGGTCGTGCACACCGTGCTGACCCTCGTCCTGGTCCTCGGCAGCCAGCAGATCTTCGCCAACGTCTCCCGCTATCTGCTCCCCTGCTTCCCGCTGTTCGTCCCCCTGGCCATGGCGATGCGCCGGCTCAGCCTGCGCGTCCAGTGCACGGTGCTGGGCATCGCGGCCCTGGCCTCCGGCTCGTACGCGGGCTACGCGCTGTTCGAACTCGGGGTGCCGTAG
- a CDS encoding dolichyl-phosphate beta-glucosyltransferase, protein MIYLRTGRTASARTPLPRSAPLPSHHEEPVLDLAVPVYNEEKDLGPNVRRLHAHLRETFPYPFRITIADNASTDGTADIAAHLADELAEVEWTRLPEKGRGRALRAVWSGSRAPVLAYTDVDLSTGLAALLPLVAPLISGHSDLAIGTRLAPGARVVRGPKREVISRCYNVLLRCTLSVGFSDAQCGFKAVRRDVVERLLPQVRDGEWFFDTELLVLAERAGLRIHEVPVDWVDDPDSRVDILSTALADLRGIARMRRQLAQRRRTGSSAA, encoded by the coding sequence GTGATATATCTCCGCACCGGCCGGACGGCCTCGGCCAGGACCCCGCTGCCCCGGAGCGCGCCGCTGCCCTCCCACCACGAGGAGCCCGTCCTGGACCTGGCCGTGCCGGTGTACAACGAGGAGAAGGACCTGGGGCCGAACGTCCGGCGGCTGCACGCGCATCTGCGGGAGACGTTCCCCTACCCGTTCCGGATCACCATCGCCGACAACGCCAGCACGGACGGCACGGCGGACATCGCCGCGCACCTAGCGGACGAACTGGCCGAGGTGGAGTGGACACGGCTGCCCGAGAAGGGACGCGGCCGGGCGCTGCGCGCCGTCTGGTCGGGTTCGCGGGCGCCCGTGCTGGCGTACACGGACGTGGACCTGTCCACCGGGCTCGCGGCGCTGCTGCCGCTCGTCGCGCCGCTCATCTCGGGCCACTCCGACCTGGCCATCGGCACCCGGCTCGCGCCCGGCGCCCGGGTGGTGCGCGGCCCGAAGCGGGAGGTCATCTCCCGCTGCTACAACGTCCTGCTGCGCTGCACCCTCTCCGTCGGCTTCTCGGACGCGCAGTGCGGGTTCAAGGCGGTGCGGCGCGATGTCGTCGAGCGGCTGCTGCCGCAGGTGCGGGACGGGGAGTGGTTCTTCGACACCGAGCTGCTGGTGCTCGCCGAGCGGGCGGGGCTCAGGATCCACGAAGTGCCGGTGGACTGGGTCGACGACCCGGACAGCCGGGTCGACATCCTCTCCACCGCGCTGGCCGACCTGCGCGGCATCGCCCGGATGCGGCGTCAACTGGCGCAGCGCCGCCGTACCGGGTCAAGCGCCGCATGA